TCGAATATCATGGCCTCCCGGCAGGAACTGGTGGACCGCATGCGTCTGGCCGGGACTCCTTGGGAGCGGGTCGTGGAGGTGGACAATGTGATGTCCCTCTCCTACGCCTGTCTCCGCCAGAGTTTGTTGCCGTCTCTGCTGCGGGTGGAGGCGGCCTCCAATCGGGCCTTCTATCCCCATCGACTGTTTGAGGTCGGCGAGTTGGCCAGGCCGGACGAGAGCCGTTCGATCGGCTCCCGGACGCTGACATCGCTGGGGGTGCTGGCGGCCCATCAGTCGGTTTCATTTTCGGAGGTGCACTCGGCGCTGGACCTGCTCCTGTACTATCTCGGGCTGGAGTATGAATTGAAACCGATCGCGCACCCCTCGTTCATGGACGGGCGCGTGGGCGAGATCGTGATCCGTGATCGAGGCATCGGTCTCATCGGCGAGTTCCACCCTGAAGTCTTGGAACAGTGGCAGATCGGCGTGCCTGCCGCGGGACTGGAACTTGATCTGACGGCCTTGGCGGAGGAGGAAGAGGAATAGGGCGCGACCGAGTCAACCGGCGGCAGAAACAAGGCAGGGGCGAAGATAGACAACGGCCCCGGGGCAAGGCTTTCTGAGCTTCGTCCCAGGGCCGTCTTTATTGTGTATGTCGTGATGGATCAGGCGGTCGCCACGTGCTGGCGCGCCAACGAGACCAGCTGCTCGAATCCGCCGGGGTCCTTGATGGCCAGTTCGGAGAGGGCTTTCCGGTCCAATAGCACCTTGGCCTTCTTCAGCGCGTTCATGAACCGGCTATAGGTCAAGCCGTGCTGGCGGGTGGCCGCGCTGATCCGCGCGACCCACAGTTGCCGGAAGTTCCGCTTGCGCTTCTTCCGCTCCCGGTAGGCATAGGTTTGGCCCTTATCGACCGATTCGGTGGCGGATCGAAAGAGCCGGCTCTTGGCGCCGTATTGGCCCTTCGCCAGTTTCAGCCGTTTTTTTCTTCGTTGTCGGGTTTTTGGCCCGCCTTTGACCCGTGGCATGGCGATGTGCTCCCTTCGTGTGATCTGTAGTCGTTCGCCGGAACGTCAATCGTGCGGCAGCAGCCTGGCGATCGTCCCGCTTTGGGTCGGAGAGACTTCGCTCTTCCCCTTCAGCCGGCGCTTTTGGCTGCGCGTCCGGCCGGTCAGCAGATGTCGCCTCCCGGCCGGCTTATGCAGGACGCGGCCTGACGCCGTCTTTTTGAACCGCTTGCTCGCTCCGCTGTGTGTCTTGAGTTTCTTGCCCGCCATGCTGTGTCCTCGTCTTTCCTGTGGCTTTCTCAGTTCTTCGGCGCCACCACCATGATGAGGCTCCGCCCTTCCATCCTGGGAGCGTACTCGATCGTGCCGCAATCGGTCAGATTGGCGATCACGCTCTGCATCACGTTGCGTCCCATTTCCTGATTCGCCATCTCGCGGCCTCGATAGTTCACGCTGACCTTGGTCTTGTTGCCCTCTTCGAGGAATCCCCGGATCTGGCGGATTTTGATTTCCAGATCGTGCTTGTCCGTTCTCGGGCGCAGCTTGATTTCCTTGACCTGCGTGGATTTCTGATGCCGCCGGCTTTGATGCTCCTTCTTGCTGAGCTCGTACTTGTACTTCCCATAGTCCATGATCCGGCACACGGGAGGCTGGGACATGGGCGCGACTTCGACCAGGTCATACCCCATCTCCTGAGCCTTCCGGTAGGCCTCAACCGTCGGGAGAATCCCCAGTTGCTCGCCCTCAGGGCCGATGACGCGGACTTCGCGGATTCGAATTTCCCGATTGACTCTCAGCTTCGGAACGATAAGCCACCTCTTTAGAACGTGGATGAATTAAGACCGGCCGAAGGGTTGTGTCATGTCCGCCCGCAACATGTCAAGCAGGGCCGGAACGGTCATGCTGCCCAAATCGGCCTTGTGACGCCCCCTCACGGAGATCGTGCCGCTCTGCACTTCGCGATCACCCACGACCAACATGTAGGGAATTTTGGACGTTTCCGCCTCGCGGATTTTGAGCCCGATCTTCTCGTTGCGCACATTCGCGTCGACCCGAAAGCCGGCTTCCGACAACTGCGCGCGCAGGGCCTCCGCATAGGCGTGCTGCTTCTCGGAGATCGGCAGGATCACGGCCTGGACCGGCGCCAG
The DNA window shown above is from Nitrospira tepida and carries:
- the rplT gene encoding 50S ribosomal protein L20 — encoded protein: MPRVKGGPKTRQRRKKRLKLAKGQYGAKSRLFRSATESVDKGQTYAYRERKKRKRNFRQLWVARISAATRQHGLTYSRFMNALKKAKVLLDRKALSELAIKDPGGFEQLVSLARQHVATA
- the rpmI gene encoding 50S ribosomal protein L35, translating into MAGKKLKTHSGASKRFKKTASGRVLHKPAGRRHLLTGRTRSQKRRLKGKSEVSPTQSGTIARLLPHD
- the infC gene encoding translation initiation factor IF-3 — protein: MHVLKRWLIVPKLRVNREIRIREVRVIGPEGEQLGILPTVEAYRKAQEMGYDLVEVAPMSQPPVCRIMDYGKYKYELSKKEHQSRRHQKSTQVKEIKLRPRTDKHDLEIKIRQIRGFLEEGNKTKVSVNYRGREMANQEMGRNVMQSVIANLTDCGTIEYAPRMEGRSLIMVVAPKN